GTTCATTGCCAGGGAGGAAGTCGCTTGAAAACTACAAAACTCGCCAAATTCGCAGTATAACTTCGTTATAGTACGTGTCCTcggacatttactgtttttattcgGACAGTTTTGGTTAACCCATCAGTTATTTTGTCCTCGGCTGCGCCTCGGACAAAATAACAGACGGGTTAACCAAAACTGTCcgaataaaaacagtaaatgtcctctgacacGTACTATAACTATCAGATAACCCCTTACCTGCTTCATGTGAGCTGCTAGGAATTCCCGATACATCACATACTGCGTTATGTGTACACCCCTTACCTGCTTCATGTGAGCTGCTTGGATTTCTCCATGCATCATGTAATGTGTCAAGTACAGACAACCCCTTACCTGCATCATGCAAGCTGCTAGAATTTCCCCATGCATCATGTAATGTGTTATATATCGACAACCCCTTACCTGTATCATGTGAGCTGTGAGGATTTCCCCATGCATCACATAATGTGTTATGTACAGACAACTCCTTACCTGCATCATGTGAGCTGTTAGGATTTCCCCATGCATCATGTAATGTGTCAAGTACAGAAAACCCCTTACCTGCATCATGTGAGCTGTTAGGATTTCTCCATCCATCACGTAATGTGTCAAGTAGAGACAACACCTTACCTGCATCATGTGAGCTGCTAGGATTTCCCCATGCATCACATAATGTGTACAACCCCTTACCTGCATCATGTGAGCTGTTAGGATTTCTCCATGCATCATGTAATGTGTCAAGTACAGCCAACCCCTTACCTGCATCATGTGAGCTGTTAGGATTTCTCCATCTATCATGTAATGTGTCAAGTACAGACAACCCCTTACCTGCATCATGTGAGCTGCTAGGATTTCCCCATGCATCGCGTAAAGCATCGTGTATGGCAGATAGTACTTCATCCTCCAATGGAGTTGTTGCATTATAATCTAAATATATACTGGAGAGatgaaataacaaacaacaagATTTGAAAAAACTTGTAAATCTTAGAACTGCATCATAGAGGGATGAAACATCTCATCTTTTACACAAACACTTCCTTTATTAGAACTCTTGCAACAATAGAGCCACTTAGTGAAATTGGTTTTTTtggtgtggtttttttttttcttttcttttcttttcttgatGTAGGGCAAATTTTAAATGGTATGTATTGATAGATCTAAATTTGCTTTATGGGAGGATGCCAGCCAGGTTATTGACCCCTTCCAAATCAAAATCTGAAGCTAAAAAGAATATTTTAAGTACCTTCAAAACCAGTTTTAAAGGAGGAACGACAACCAaggaaatacagacattttcataaactatgggttctggagagtcatttcatgattttacatcacctacaattattttgcaatttcagagaaacatcaagttgatcttgtgcctttagaGGAAGAaaagtctagttcctgacgaccatattctgattttacactacgATAACATAGCGTAAAATCGGAAtatggtcgtcaggaactagactaggaaTAGCAGGACTCTACCATCTGTGAATAAAACTCAGCTTACCTTTTCTTGTTGACTTTATCCATATTATGTCCTTCCCAAGCCTTCCTTTAGTATTATGTTCTTTTCACCAATGCTCTATTTACACACACTGTTTTTATGGTTTGAAGTTCCACTGGATGTCTACTATCTTTGCTTTTAATTATAAACACTTTTGTATAATTCAGAGTTTCTTGACTCTAGCTGACAATCTTTATGAATACCTGGATAAATTAAAACCATGGAgaagaaacaacaaaaaacaaagagTGAATGATATTAAGAAAGAAATGACAATTGCTGAGACTCAGGTTTATTCTTTGAATTCATATATTCTTGCAGAATTAACAGTCATCAGTAAATTATGTTGGCTTTGTCGACCAATGTTGGTTGGATGCAGGTGCCTATGTAAAAGATGGGTGTGTAAATTGTTCGATAATCAAAACTTATATGGTAAGGtaagataatggtgatgatggtggtggtagtggtggtggtggtagtagtagtgttggtgttgttgatgatggtggtggtggtgatgatgatgatgattgatgatgatgattgatgattgatgatgatgatgattgatgattgatgatgatgatgatgatgatgatgatgatgatgatgatgatgactgatgatgatgatgatgatgatatgatgatgatgatgatgatgatgatgatgatgatgatgatgatgatgatgatgatgatgatatgatgatatgatgatgatgatgatgatgatgatgatgatgatgatgatgatgatgatgatgatgatgatgatgatgatgatgatgatgatgatgatgatatgatgatatgatgactGATGATGACTGATGATgactgatgatgatgagagCCGATTCTGGCATTGTCCCTAAAACACCGCGGAGGGAAGGGACATCTAATTTAATCGAGACCCGTCTTCCTCCGTCTGAAAGCAGCACTAcacacaggtactcgaatcaatgtgtagaaaaaaaatgtattgtatataaataagacttatttacatacatattttttttttaaatcatacacattgattcgagtgcctgtggcgCTACACATACCAATGCAAGGTTTcctaatactagtagtacttgACTGTGTCATGTTgtaccatgtgtgtgtgtgtgtgtgtgtgtgtgtgtgtgtgtgtgtgtgtgtgtgtgtgtgtgtgtgtgtgtacatgtgtgtgtcaaTTCGATTAATTAACGGTTCATACAATGTTACATAACCACATAAAGACTTCGCCCTCCCGAGGCCGAACACTTCACTCCGTTGTAGAGTACAGCGGTttatatgtacttgtacaaGCAGTTTACCAATCGTGTTTATATGTGACCATGGATCTCAATAACGTGCcgtgaccatggatgtattaggagTTGCTGTGACTAAACGTTTCCGTACCATAAATGCTTACTATGTAcactatagtataatatatgTGGGGGATACGTGGACTGAAGTCACCCATATATCAGTCAGCCTGGGTCACTTGTATTTCGTTGTAGCACTTGTGCGCAAGGATCGCTTCTGTGGTATGACTTAAACAAATTGAAATCTTGtttcaatacaaaataaagtTCTGTAATATGAATATACCTGAAATTCTGCGTCAAAGTAGGGTTCGACATATAAACAACAGCATGCTTCCGAGAATTCCACCAGCTGGTGTGTATATATAGCGCCCTCATCGTCCATATCAATAGTACTAAACTTTAATACAGCTTGGGATACATATCGTTTTCTCTAAAATGTTGTTTATAAATTACAGTCGATCTAAAATTTCTCCATTCTGTCCCCTCTAAACATTGATAGCAACTAACTGCGGGTGCTTATTTCAAAGTTTCTATGCGTTAACAGTCAACCAGGCAGCGGTTGTAAATTTATTTGTccgaacagcactcctagtggccaaactgtacaatcttttgtttttctgcgATGTGACCGTCGATATATCGGACGTGGTGGGGGATTTTGAAAAGGTACGTAAGCCCGTGATTTTAAGTTCGCCACCTTATTTGGACCAGTTGTTTTTGGAGTCAAAGTTTTGCCCAGGCCCAtggggaaggggaggggaggggaggggaggggggaagaagagaagagaagattTAGAGACGGGCTGAGATTGGGCTAGCAGCTGTCGAGCGAGGAAATAGAGAACAGATTTTATGCGCAAAGTTTCAAAACACGACGTTTTCTACAAAACATACTTTTTATTGTTTAATATCATCACAGTCTCTTCCACTATGCATACTGTTACTTGGTATTAAAAATAGCTTATAGAATTACAGCTCACTCTTAACCCTAGCGCTACCATGACAACAGGTCATCGACCCTGCACGAAAGATCACGAAAAAGATCTAAAAACGTTTTCTTTTAAATGATAGACTCTAAACGATCATAGACCGAGAATTCTACCCAATAATACGTTTGCGTTTATTGGGTCCAGTGCAGTTTTataatgaccaaatatggtacagtaatgtccaaatatggtatatttgtgatgacatcaggacactacttatacattgtttacatcaatCTAACAGTTGAGggtttgcatgaacaactttgaGTTCGGGATTACTCATTTAGCCAGACGGGGTTACGAATGATTCGATACAACGCTGGCATTCAGACTACACATAGCATAGACAAAACTCTTTACAACATCCCCAGGAATAATTAGTGTTAAATACACTGACTGTAATTTGTGGAAATTGTAGCCCTACTTGACAGAATATGTATATTCATCATGCCTTATACGggaatttaaaaacaaaacacctCTTAACTTTCGATGTTTCGCACACCAAcagaaattgataaaataaaattggtcCATGTTTCTCCATGTCATAGTATGTACTTGTGCTAGCGCCACAAATGTCAAATCAAGCCTCGTCGACAACCTTTTCATTCAATTTTGTCTTCCGTAAATATTTAGAGTTTGGGTTAATTTGTGTTTGGATAAAAAGAGCCTTCAGCAACAGATATCCACATCAAAAGTCGGAATCGTCATCGTCGTGTACAGATATCCTGCAACATTGacaaaacagttttgttttagagAAGCAATAAAGCGTAAATGAAGAATCGTAGTAGATTTTGAAGgtcaaaatttatcaaaatgtcagttaggatagcggaaataATGCAGTAGTGTTACTCCTTCAAagctacaggtaggctacaattgACTGTAAACAGACTCACGTTCTATTCAACAATGGTGAGTCTTCATCCTTCTCACGATCACCAGTATTTGGGTTCACTTTCTCAACATCGTTGTCCATTGTAGTATCGATAACCTCCTTTGCAAAATTGTCCTTCATTTGTGTTTCCTCGGTACTGTGCCATATTCCGTAGCAGAAATATATACTGAAACCTAGCAAAACGGCAAGAAATAAATCACACTTTAAAGGTAGTACACAAAATAATCACATGTACAACCAAGATCAAAGTTGTTTTTGGTAGTCTGCAGGCATATACGTGTAATTTGTGTACCAGCAGACAGACAAACGGGCaaacaaatacagacagacagagacatatatatatatatatatatatatatatatatatatatatatatatatatatatatatatatatatatatatatatatatatatatatatatatatacaatataatttcattcttctttcgccaagtagagtgctcgatcaccttggagacacccgacgatccttctggtgaagcggtccgtagtgtaattccacaatgtaatatcagactcgtcttctttcatttttatgtatatatatatatatatatatatatatatatatatatatatatatatatatatatatatatatatatatatatatatatatatatatatatatatatatatacatacatatatatatatatatatatatatatatatatatatatatatatatatatatatatatatatatatatatatatatatatatatatatatatatatatatatatatatatatatatatatatatatacgtaaaCGACCCATCATTACATGCATTgcaattgaaattaaaaacttaGGGAGTCCATTTAATATGTGCACGTGGTCGACTATGATCGTACATACCTAACGCCATCCAAACCAAGAACCGTAACCAGGTTGGTAAAGACAGTTTCAACATTAAGAAGATATTTATAAACATGCTGATAATTGGTACCATAGGCACACAAGGTGTCTGCaaagaaaatagaaaaacatttttaaaaacacgcCTTAAATTGGTATTTTCCTCTATCGAAGTTAAGCCTTATTGAATAATGACATGTTCAAAATTcattttatcttatcagtttaaaaaacaaaagaacgtAAATCTAACCAGTGCTGTTACAACATCACATTGAACTAATCTGAAAAACTGAGAAATGTATCACATCATCTACCAGGGATACTATCACTAATCGGTAAGATGTACCATGTTGGGGCGCCCTCGTCGACACAAGCTACCCCTCCCGTAGAATGACGATAACAGCGAAACGGCAAACGACGTCATCAACATTACATCGAAATAAAAAGTTTTTTGTCTAAATGCCTATTACATCATAATGATTTAGTACCAACCTGAAATGTTAACCCCCTTGTGTTCTGAGGTTGCTTCACAATTATGTACAGTGACGTGAGTATTAAAATACCACAAAGTAAACACAGACAAACTGTCCACCACAGTCCTTTGGATAGTTCGTTATTAGCATATATTATCACAgaacaaaatatgaacattaATCCACCTGTAGAAAAAACAGACAAGGGATAAATATCACTGGGTTATCTCGTTAAGGAAAAACAATTAAACGAAATTACCGTTGATCACCAACAAATAGTATGTATTATGCCTAAAATGTtgcgatagatagatagatagatagatagatagatagatagatagatagatagatagatagatagatagatagatagatatatagatagatagatagatagatagatagatagatagatagatagatagatagatagatagatagatagatagatagatagatagatagatagatagatagatagagggatagatagatagatagatagatagatagatagatagatagatagatagatagatagatagatagatagatagatagatagatagatagatagatagatagatagatagatagatagatagatagatagatagatagatagatagatagatagatagatagatactagatagatagatggatggatggatggatggatggatggatggatggatggatggatggacggatggatggatagatagatggatagatggaatgttgtattgtaatcttGACAAATTCGCAAAATAAATACCTAGAGCTGCAGTCGTGTATGTTACTATGGTGGAAGACAACTCCGTTGCTATGGCAGCGTGTGGTGAAAATGCTtgactgatgacgtcataaacTGAGTATGACGTATTATTGTCTGACGGAACAAGATTAGAGCTGATATTGGACGGATTATAAACATTGGGTTCATATCTGGAAAAATAGAATAATGGAATAACATTAATGGTGGCCAGTATATAATCGTTTCTGGTTGTCACCCTAGAACCACagtaactgtaactgtaactatgtgggttttttttcagtgtttgtcTTTATATTGACTACACTTTCTGCTTTTAACTTacagaaatatgtaaattttgccGCAAAGGCTATTCGGAAAATCATCTGATGATGACGTCACGACTTCCAAAGAGTCAACATTCGGACTAATTTAGCACAAAAACTACTAAATAGATCCTTTGGCATTTCTAAGTTACCATAGAGCACTGTATAAGCTAATAGCTATTTTAGACGGAGCTGTGGTACATTCGATGTCGTCTACTAATATAAATCACTTACCTTAGAATTAAAACACAGGCAGATACTAAGGTGTAGGCTAAAAGAGTTCCTATTGACATCATGTCCACTAACTGTTTTATATCAAACAAAACTGCCATGATACCTAAAAGGAAAAATACATTATAAAGATACTATGCAAGTTTGAATCTCATTTAACCATAAGAGAGATACAATCCAATTAGACTTAGAGAAAAAGTCCTGTATGGCTTACAGAAGAATGTAACCAGTGCAGAATGGACAGCAAAAacggataatataattgctTGTATATGTCTCTTGCACAGGGTGATTTATGATACAAATACTCAACGTGTCTGTTACTTGTAGTCAAGACAACCCCAAGTCGTGCATGATATATTCAACACACGTACACGGTGTACAatcatgatgtgatgtgatacatgtttttgttttgtctgtcagGGACGTGCACTGTCTTCTGCGTTATCCTTTGTTTATTAAATCACCCAtagcaagagacagacacatgcaacaatatCACATGTTCTGACTGACGATTCTGCACAGCTTAGTTTCCTCTGTtgtatttctgcctttagtacacttgtataaattatagttaacaatttacataatgatattTGGAGATAAAACAAAAAGTTGACACCATAAACAACGCCATATATATCCCAATCATAATGTGACCTAATTGCATAATTTAAatatgtctaattatgtattcgaccaatcaTGTCCTATGGCGGAATACCATTCGGGACTAACTGAAGAATCATAGTAGACGTGGGAGGACGAACGAAAAgcgaaaatttgaaaatcaaaatgtaaaGTCAGGATAGTGAAATAGCATTAAAGTTAGgccattaatacatgtacaggtaggCCACCCGCATTTTGAAAGAATGGATATTGTCATAAAGCTAGACCATGGAAGTACCACCCATGGTGCGTGGTGCTTCTATGGCTAAGACTTGGTGTTCCTTACCTGCTAGAATTCCTGACACTACAGTTGCAATCAACGGTGTTTTGAAACTATCACTGACATTTGACAAAGAACGAAATAACAGTCCATCACTAGCCATGGCGTAAATAACACGAGGTAAGGGGAACATTGAACCCAATAAACTGAAGGGaaaatgtaaaaagtaaaacacagagaaattaatatgtttaaaaatgacacattaattgaatgaatgaatctagAGGTTAGATTTTGTTGAGTTAGGTTAGACCAAGTCAAGTCAGGCCTGGTAAAGTTATGATAGATTAGTCTAGGTCAGGTTAGGTAATGGTAATTGTCCCACTGACTGATTGGTACTGTCTCTAACCAATacctgtgtgtctgtgtgtctgtgtgtgtgtgtgtgtgtgtgtgtgtgtgtgtgtctgtctgtctgtctgtctgtctgtctgtctgtctgtctgtctgtctgactgtctgcctgcctgcctgcctgcctgcctgcctgtctgtctgtctgtctgtctgtctgtctgtctgtctgtctgtgtatctatctatctatctgtctgtctgtctgtctgtctgtctgtctgtctgtctgtctgtgtatctatctatctgtctgtctgtctgtctgtctgtctgtctgtctgtctgtctgtatgtatgtatgtctgcctgtcagcatgtctgtctgtctgtgtgtgtatctatctatctgtctgtctgtatgtctgtctatctgtctgtctgtctgtctgtctgtctgtctgtctgtctgtctgtctgtctgtatgtctgtctgtctgtctgcctttctgTCTGCCCCCACTCCTTCTAAAACTCTCATGGTTTCCATAGTTACTTATGCAAAGgaatacaacaacaaatattgaaagcTAGTTACCTGGTTGAAAGACCACATACAGCACCAATTCCGACTATGTACATGGCCCATTGCCAGTTGTGGccaaatatatcaaatacatgAGGTAGGGGAGCACTGCTGTCCAATAGAAAGTATGGACACATCAATGTAAGAGCTGCTGATACACCAACGTACGCCACAAATACAAGTGCCAATGAGACAAGAATACTGATTGGTATTGCCTGTTGTGGATTTTTCACCTCTTCGCCTGTAGTATGTGAAACATTTAAAGTCAGATACTAA
The sequence above is drawn from the Glandiceps talaboti chromosome 21, keGlaTala1.1, whole genome shotgun sequence genome and encodes:
- the LOC144451858 gene encoding high affinity cationic amino acid transporter 1-like, with protein sequence MFYQRFKLRVLRKKYINVAYVEESELKRCLDTVDLTALGVGSTLGAGLYVIAGQVARDVAGPSIILSFFVAAVASILAGLCYAEFGARVPRSGSAYVYSYVTVGELWAFVIGWNMILEYVIGTASVARGWSGYLDAMIGNRIENFSMTYVPMHIPGLAAYPDFVALTTILLVTGILMIGVRESSIFNKIFTTINLSVVAFVVGVSLFKSNFQYWNIPRENITDPEIHGNGGFFPYGISGTMAGAATCFYAFVGFDVIATTGEEVKNPQQAIPISILVSLALVFVAYVGVSAALTLMCPYFLLDSSAPLPHVFDIFGHNWQWAMYIVGIGAVCGLSTSLLGSMFPLPRVIYAMASDGLLFRSLSNVSDSFKTPLIATVVSGILAGIMAVLFDIKQLVDMMSIGTLLAYTLVSACVLILRYEPNVYNPSNISSNLVPSDNNTSYSVYDVISQAFSPHAAIATELSSTIVTYTTAALGGLMFIFCSVIIYANNELSKGLWWTVCLCLLCGILILTSLYIIVKQPQNTRGLTFQTPCVPMVPIISMFINIFLMLKLSLPTWLRFLVWMALGFSIYFCYGIWHSTEETQMKDNFAKEVIDTTMDNDVEKVNPNTGDREKDEDSPLLNRTISVHDDDDSDF